The bacterium HR11 genome includes a region encoding these proteins:
- the ubiE_1 gene encoding Ubiquinone/menaquinone biosynthesis C-methyltransferase UbiE, with protein MREFRGIRRALFVYGLLVGVAAPALAQANRDAWQKPDEVVRALGLKPGQVVADLGAGRGYFTFRLAEAVRPGGRVIAQDIDAAALRSILQQARTLAREATDPSQAPNVDVALGLPDYTGIASDTVDVAFICNVYHHVRDRSAWVRDVYRIVKSGGRVVLIDFYKRPTPGPPLAMRIPEDQARREWEAGGFRHVETLTFLPYQYMMVFEKP; from the coding sequence ATGCGGGAGTTTCGAGGCATCCGACGCGCCCTTTTCGTATATGGACTTCTGGTCGGGGTCGCGGCCCCGGCCCTGGCCCAGGCGAATCGGGACGCGTGGCAAAAGCCCGACGAGGTGGTTCGGGCTCTCGGCTTAAAGCCGGGTCAGGTCGTCGCCGACCTGGGGGCCGGGAGGGGCTACTTCACCTTTCGGCTGGCCGAGGCCGTCCGACCCGGCGGTCGGGTCATCGCCCAGGACATCGATGCGGCCGCCCTGCGGTCTATTCTCCAGCAGGCCCGGACGCTGGCCCGGGAGGCCACCGACCCGAGCCAAGCCCCCAACGTGGACGTCGCCTTAGGGCTCCCGGACTACACGGGCATCGCCTCCGATACGGTCGACGTGGCCTTCATCTGCAACGTCTACCATCACGTCCGGGACCGGTCTGCCTGGGTCCGGGACGTATACCGCATCGTGAAGTCAGGCGGCCGGGTCGTCCTGATCGACTTCTACAAGCGGCCGACGCCGGGACCCCCGTTGGCGATGCGGATCCCTGAGGACCAGGCCCGCCGGGAATGGGAGGCCGGCGGATTCCGCCACGTGGAAACCCTCACGTTCCTGCCTTATCAGTACATGATGGTCTTTGAGAAGCCCTGA
- the queG gene encoding Epoxyqueuosine reductase, whose translation MEALPPWDDTSWIVAQAYLVGFDVVGVAAVDETASATESMFYWLAQGLQADMDWLQRTRAVRLDPRRRWPDLRAVVVVASGYPAWPTLQAPPEGYGRVSCYAWGRDYHRVLGRRLERLVAWARRRWPDDWFRWYVDTGPVAEKVWAVRAGVGWIGKHGNVIHPRLGSWTFLGVVLTSRPLRPAPHQAVADRCGTCTRCMDVCPTRAILAPGVVSAHRCISYWTIEHPGPIPEAVRPWIGSYLFGCDDCQTVCPWNRWAQTAGSFVPVVQRRRISLREALWMDEAAFHRTFAGTPVHRLGWWRLRRNALVVIGNHGDASLMEDLRRFLAVETDPVLREHAEWALDRLTRRHVSVASPVHR comes from the coding sequence ATGGAAGCTTTGCCCCCGTGGGACGACACGAGCTGGATCGTCGCCCAGGCCTACCTGGTCGGGTTTGACGTCGTCGGCGTCGCGGCCGTCGACGAGACGGCTTCGGCGACCGAGTCGATGTTCTACTGGCTCGCTCAGGGCCTCCAAGCGGATATGGACTGGCTTCAGCGGACCCGGGCCGTCCGTCTGGACCCGCGGCGGCGGTGGCCGGACCTCCGGGCCGTCGTGGTCGTCGCCAGCGGCTATCCGGCGTGGCCGACCCTGCAGGCGCCGCCGGAGGGCTACGGACGGGTCTCCTGTTACGCCTGGGGCCGGGACTACCACCGGGTCTTGGGGCGGCGCCTCGAGCGGCTCGTCGCCTGGGCCCGCCGCCGCTGGCCCGACGACTGGTTCCGCTGGTACGTGGACACGGGACCCGTCGCCGAGAAGGTCTGGGCCGTCCGGGCCGGCGTAGGCTGGATCGGCAAGCACGGCAACGTCATCCATCCCCGGCTCGGCTCGTGGACGTTCCTGGGCGTCGTCCTGACGTCTCGACCCTTGCGGCCCGCGCCCCATCAGGCGGTCGCCGACCGGTGCGGGACGTGCACGCGTTGCATGGACGTCTGTCCGACCCGGGCCATCCTGGCGCCCGGCGTCGTCTCGGCCCACCGGTGCATCTCCTACTGGACGATCGAGCACCCGGGCCCGATCCCGGAGGCCGTCCGTCCGTGGATCGGCTCGTACCTCTTCGGGTGCGACGACTGCCAGACGGTCTGCCCCTGGAACCGGTGGGCCCAGACGGCCGGCTCGTTCGTCCCCGTCGTCCAGCGACGCCGGATATCCCTCCGAGAGGCCCTCTGGATGGACGAGGCGGCCTTCCACCGGACGTTTGCCGGGACGCCCGTCCACCGCCTCGGGTGGTGGCGCCTCCGGCGGAACGCCCTCGTCGTCATCGGGAATCACGGCGACGCCTCGTTGATGGAGGACCTCCGCCGCTTCCTGGCCGTCGAGACGGACCCCGTCCTGCGGGAACACGCCGAGTGGGCCCTGGACCGCCTGACTCGCCGCCACGTATCGGTCGCGTCCCCGGTCCATCGGTAG